One window of the Colletotrichum destructivum chromosome 4, complete sequence genome contains the following:
- a CDS encoding Putative CBF1-interacting co-repressor CIR domain, leukocyte receptor cluster member 1, with translation MPLHLLGKKSWNVYNADNIARVRRDEAAAKAKEEAEEQRMQEVDAERRLAILRGEAPPPLAPVEAPEDEPRPRDRDAGPVGRERKKRKRAGEDDTEFELRVAKERADVLETANDTLRKSTSSAPIVDSAGHIDLFGEERKQGRHLKNEEAEKEAAKKKKELEDQYTMRFSNAAGRDGLVGPWYAASGAITELEPPSKDVWGNEDPGRKKRDAERIVSNDPLALMKMGASRVRQVKKERQNFEAERQRELEQLREEEKRKRKERHERWRRDQKRYEERHLRHRSQERDRDEERHRSRKDDDRRRVSTRDVERSRNDGRRHGERSQRSDRGVGDEKRRSTVTGSGRSDKPARK, from the exons ATGCCTCT TCATTTACTGGGCAAAAAGTCCTGGAACGTTTACAATGCGGACAACATCGCCCGCGTTCGCCGAGATGAGGCCGCCGCAAAGGCCAAGGAAGAGGCTGAGGAGCAGCGTATGCAAGAAGTAGATGCCGAGCGCCGTCTAGCCATCCTTCGAGGCGAAGCGCCACCGCCTCTTGCCCCAGTTGAAGCCCCTGAAGACGAGCCACGGCCTCGGGACCGTGATGCTGGACCCGTCGGtagagagaggaagaagcgcaagcgcGCTGGTGAGGACGATACTGAGTTTGAGTTACGTGTTGCAAAAGAGCGTGCGGACGTATTAGAAACGGCAAACGACACGCTGCGCAAGTCGACAAGCTCTGCACCTATCGTCGACAGCGCCGGCCATATCGACCTCTTTGGCGAAGAGCGCAAACAGGGTCGCCATCTGAAGAACGAAGAAGCCGAAAAAGAGGCCgccaaaaagaagaaggaactCGAAGATCAATACACCATGCGATTCTCGAATGCTGCCGGTAGGGACGGCTTGGTCGGTCCCTGGTATGCCGCCTCCGGGGCCATCACAGAACTCGAACCCCCGAGTAAGGATGTATGGGGCAATGAAGACCCTGggcggaagaagagagatGCCGAGAGGATAGTTTCGAACGATCCTCTCGCCTTGATGAAAATGGGTGCCTCCAGAGTGCGCCAAGTCAAGAAGGAACGCCAAAACTTCGAAGCCGAGCGACAGCGAGAATTGGAACAACTacgcgaggaggagaagcgcaagcGCAAGGAGAGGCACGAGCGATGGAGACGAGATCAAAAACGGTATGAAGAACGACACCTCAGACACCGATCCCAAGAAAGGGACCGCGACGAAGAAAGACATCGATCCAGGAAGGATGATGACCGTCGCCGTGTATCGACCCGAGACGTTGAGCGCTCCCGAAATGATGGCCGTCGCCACGGAGAAAGAAGCCAGCGTTCCGATCGAGGGGTCGGAGATGAAAAGAGACGATCAACAGTCACGGGATCAGGACGAAGCGACAAGCCAGCCAGAAAGTGA